TCTGGATCAAATGATTTACCATGCTTCGTCGGTGGTGCGCGGAGTAAAACGTGCTCTGGTTGTGGTAGACTTACCTTTTGGCTCTTACCAGGGTAATTCTTCCGAAGCCTTGCGCTCGGCCATCCGGATTATGAAAGAATCGGGCGCTCACGCAATTAAACTGGAAGGTGGCAGCGAAATTAAAGATTCCGTTATCCGGATTTTAAGCGCCGGGGTGCCCGTTATGGGTCATTTGGGTTTAACGCCGCAATCAATTTATAAATTCGGCACCTACACCGTACGGGCCCGGGAAGAACAAGAAGCTAAAAAACTCCTGGAAGACGCCTTATTGCTGGAAGAACTCGGCTGTTTTGCCCTGGTACTCGAAAAAATACCTTCAGAATTGGCGCGCCGGGTAGCCGAAGGGTTACGCATTCCGGTAATTGGCATTGGCGCCGGACCAGCCGTTGATGGGCAGGTTTTGGTGTCGCATGATTTGCTGGGCATTACTAAAGAATTTAAACCCCGGTTCCTGCGCCGGTACGCTGATTTACACGAAGTAATGACCAACGCAGTAAGCAACTATATTGCCGACGTAAAATCGCGCGACTTTCCGAGTGCTGAAGAAGCTTATTAGTTGCAGGTTATAGGTTGCAGATTACAGGTTTAAAATTGTGGCATTTATTTCTAAATAGTGCCGAGGAATTATTAGTAATGTGGGCAAATGTCGCCTTTGGGGGTGTCCTCACCACCAAAACCGAATAGCTCAACAAAAAATTATTTGTATGAGCTTTTTCTGGATACAACTCATTATTAATCTAAAAATGTTAAACAGCTTTAATATAAATCCTTCTTTTATAAAGATTTGTATTGAAGCTGTTGCTTTCCTAAAAACAGGAGAATAAATAACCCAAAATGCTAAATTTTTAAAAAATGCTGGATATTGGGCGGTTGGTTGTTTACGAAGATAATCACATAATAGTAATAAATAAGCCGGCGGGTGTTTTGGTGCAAGGTGACGAAACCGGGGATGTGCCCTTATCAGAATTAGTAAAAAACTACCTGAAAGAAAAATACCAGAAACCGGGCAACGTGTTTACCGGCGTGGTGCACCGCCTCGACCGACCTGTGAGCGGCATTGTTTTGCTGGCTAAAACCTCCAAAGCCCTGTCGCGCATGAACGAACAATTTCGCAGCAATACCATTCATAAAACGTACCTGGCAGTTACCAGTAAACCGCCAATTTCTAAAGAAGCCCATCTGATACATTGGCTCGTAAAAGACGAAAAGCGTAACGTTACCCAAGCCTTCTCCAAAGAAGTACCTAAAAGTT
The sequence above is a segment of the Adhaeribacter swui genome. Coding sequences within it:
- the panB gene encoding 3-methyl-2-oxobutanoate hydroxymethyltransferase, which produces MSVHRKDIKLITTHQLQAMKERGEKISMLTAYDFSMATILDGAGVDVLLVGDSASNVMAGHTTTLPITLDQMIYHASSVVRGVKRALVVVDLPFGSYQGNSSEALRSAIRIMKESGAHAIKLEGGSEIKDSVIRILSAGVPVMGHLGLTPQSIYKFGTYTVRAREEQEAKKLLEDALLLEELGCFALVLEKIPSELARRVAEGLRIPVIGIGAGPAVDGQVLVSHDLLGITKEFKPRFLRRYADLHEVMTNAVSNYIADVKSRDFPSAEEAY
- a CDS encoding RluA family pseudouridine synthase produces the protein MLDIGRLVVYEDNHIIVINKPAGVLVQGDETGDVPLSELVKNYLKEKYQKPGNVFTGVVHRLDRPVSGIVLLAKTSKALSRMNEQFRSNTIHKTYLAVTSKPPISKEAHLIHWLVKDEKRNVTQAFSKEVPKSLRAELSYQFMSQEQEFSLVQVKPVTGRPHQIRVQLATQKSPIVGDVKYGAPQLLPDKSICLHAFRLNFVHPVRQEKVVVSALPPSTFPWNLFQQKINLLVSQ